The Halorussus gelatinilyticus genome contains the following window.
CGAGTCGGCGACCTCCCGTCGGGGTTGTACGTCGCGGACGACGGGTCGGGGATATCCGACGAGGGAACCGGTCGCGTCTTCGACGCGGGATACACCACCGACGACAACGGTATCGGACTCGGACTCGCTGTCGTCGAGCGATTGGCCGAGTCCAACGGGTGGGACTGCGCGGTGACGGAGAGCGAGGACGGCGGTGCCCGCTTCGAGATAACCGGCATGGAGTTCGCCAGCGAGAGCGACCCCTGACTCCCGGCGGGTCGAACCGCCGTGGTCACCGCCGCGAGCAGGTGTCGATGCCCAACAGCGCGTTGACGCCGCAGAACCGCGTGGCGGCGTTGAACAGGAACCCCGCGCCAGCGACGAGCGCGAGGACGCCGATGCCGCCGTAACCGAGGAGGACGGCACCGCCCGCCAGCGCGAGCGATGCCACCCCGAGGACCGCGCGAGCGATTCTGTCGCGTCCGCCGACGTTCTTCGGGAGTGCCATGGCCGTCAC
Protein-coding sequences here:
- a CDS encoding YgaP family membrane protein, whose translation is MALPKNVGGRDRIARAVLGVASLALAGGAVLLGYGGIGVLALVAGAGFLFNAATRFCGVNALLGIDTCSRR